A stretch of the Psychroserpens sp. Hel_I_66 genome encodes the following:
- a CDS encoding response regulator translates to MEKKFSVLIIDDHPLIIEAYKTAFNYYSKENDSILFHIQIAQDCDSAIDLINDIKKKNKRLDIVLLDIKLPPSKDGKILSGEDIGLKINQILPDTKIIVSTTFNDNYRVHSIFKSIDPDGFLVKNDLTPKELINTIHTVINDPPYYSKTVIKLLRKQVANDLLLDNIDRKILYELSIGTRMKDMPDVLPLSIAGVEKRKRHLKYIFNVEGSDDRELLQIAKNKGFV, encoded by the coding sequence ATGGAAAAGAAGTTTTCAGTATTAATAATTGATGATCATCCATTAATAATAGAAGCCTATAAAACAGCTTTTAATTATTATAGTAAAGAAAATGACTCCATTCTATTTCATATTCAAATTGCTCAAGATTGTGACAGTGCGATTGATTTAATTAATGATATCAAAAAGAAGAATAAAAGACTGGATATAGTTCTTTTGGATATCAAACTACCTCCGTCAAAAGATGGAAAAATTTTATCTGGAGAAGATATTGGATTAAAAATAAATCAAATATTGCCAGATACAAAAATCATAGTTTCTACAACGTTCAACGATAATTATCGTGTTCATAGTATTTTTAAAAGTATAGATCCTGATGGTTTTCTCGTTAAAAATGATTTAACCCCTAAAGAACTTATAAACACAATTCATACTGTAATAAATGATCCTCCTTATTATAGTAAAACTGTTATAAAATTACTTCGTAAACAAGTTGCTAACGACTTATTACTTGACAATATTGATAGGAAAATTCTTTATGAACTTTCTATTGGAACTAGAATGAAGGATATGCCTGATGTTCTACCTCTATCTATTGCAGGAGTAGAGAAAAGAAAAAGACATCTCAAATATATCTTTAATGTAGAGGGAAGTGATGATCGAGAATTACTTCAAATAGCTAAGAATAAAGGTTTTGTTTAA
- a CDS encoding ATP-binding protein, protein MKFNRRYLLLLTIAINLFFLSCFDKKDSGIEKDVIKLRDSVNVLMSSSKNNSYSILERKNFLNKSYNLIKSSEIDTLLVRNLSVLAYQNLKFGDTLLFMERNKEVLHIAEKIKDSFALGDIHWNFASYYNKKHVFDSAYYHFYLAHEFFDKSNFIFESAKTQYGMAYIKGIYKDYSGSEVLTFKAINKFKKIEDNESLFSCYNHLGALQNDIYEYDKSLFYYNKSLGYLDKIESSEIQHGAIQNNIGNTYLKKGEYSKAIEHFKVVLNINNIRSKNPSHYARVLSNKAFAELLNRDTINVESTLLESLKIRDSLKNKGGIIISKIHLSHFYDYKKDVVKAIEYATEANILANEIKNSRDYLESLMLLSNIDTVNSSKYYRRYIQFNDSIQMMDRKIQNKFTRIAYETDEYIEETKRLTKQNIWILISSFGLISILVLLYLIKIQKTKNEKLLLENEEQKANEQIYLITLRQQEKLEKEKINERNRIAEELHDGILGKLFGTRVGLGFLEIEGNKNLKDQHQLFLEELQNIEKEIREVSHKLSDNFETIQISFTTIIKQLVENKSKLGNFKYRVEINENIHWENIDKIIKVNLYRIIQEALQNIIKYSFSKNVNLIFFFAENELTVTISDDGVGFDIRHKKKGIGLKNMNSRVKKLNGSFEIHSQINKGTLIKIIIPI, encoded by the coding sequence TTGAAGTTTAATCGAAGATACCTACTCTTATTAACAATAGCTATTAATCTTTTTTTTCTATCATGTTTTGATAAAAAAGATAGTGGTATAGAAAAAGATGTTATAAAATTGAGAGACAGTGTTAACGTTTTGATGTCATCTTCAAAGAATAATTCCTACTCAATTTTAGAGAGGAAAAATTTCTTAAATAAATCTTATAATCTCATCAAATCTTCAGAAATAGATACTTTATTAGTAAGGAATCTAAGTGTATTAGCCTATCAAAATTTAAAATTTGGAGATACTTTATTATTTATGGAACGTAATAAAGAGGTGCTGCATATAGCGGAGAAAATAAAGGATTCTTTTGCTTTAGGCGATATACATTGGAATTTTGCTAGTTATTATAATAAAAAGCATGTTTTTGATAGCGCTTACTATCACTTTTATTTAGCTCATGAGTTTTTTGATAAAAGCAATTTTATTTTTGAGTCTGCAAAAACTCAGTATGGAATGGCTTATATAAAAGGTATATATAAGGACTATTCAGGAAGTGAAGTTTTAACTTTTAAAGCCATAAATAAATTCAAAAAAATTGAAGATAATGAATCTCTTTTTTCATGCTATAATCATTTAGGTGCACTTCAAAATGATATTTATGAATACGATAAGTCCTTGTTTTATTACAACAAGTCCTTAGGGTATTTAGATAAAATAGAAAGTAGCGAAATACAGCATGGAGCAATTCAAAACAATATTGGAAACACTTATTTAAAAAAAGGAGAATACTCTAAAGCTATAGAACATTTTAAAGTAGTATTAAATATAAATAATATTAGATCTAAAAATCCTAGCCATTATGCCAGGGTTTTAAGTAATAAGGCTTTTGCGGAACTTTTAAATAGAGATACAATTAATGTAGAAAGCACTCTACTAGAATCCCTTAAAATAAGGGACAGTTTAAAAAATAAGGGCGGAATTATAATTAGTAAAATTCACTTATCTCATTTTTATGACTATAAAAAAGATGTAGTAAAAGCTATCGAATATGCTACTGAAGCAAATATTCTAGCAAATGAAATTAAAAATAGTAGAGATTACTTAGAGAGTTTGATGTTGTTATCAAATATCGATACAGTAAATTCTTCCAAGTATTATAGAAGATACATACAATTTAATGACAGTATACAAATGATGGATCGTAAAATTCAGAATAAGTTTACGAGAATAGCATATGAAACTGATGAATATATTGAAGAAACAAAACGTTTAACAAAGCAAAACATATGGATTTTAATATCTAGTTTTGGATTAATTTCAATACTTGTTTTATTGTATTTAATTAAAATTCAAAAAACAAAAAATGAAAAATTATTATTGGAGAACGAGGAGCAGAAAGCTAATGAGCAAATCTATTTAATAACTTTAAGACAGCAAGAAAAATTAGAAAAGGAAAAAATAAATGAAAGAAATAGAATTGCAGAAGAATTGCATGATGGAATTTTAGGAAAATTGTTTGGTACTAGAGTTGGTCTAGGATTTCTAGAAATTGAAGGCAATAAAAATTTAAAAGATCAGCATCAGTTGTTTTTGGAAGAATTACAGAACATAGAGAAAGAAATAAGGGAGGTCTCTCATAAGTTAAGCGATAACTTTGAAACCATCCAAATTAGTTTTACAACTATTATTAAACAACTTGTAGAAAATAAATCAAAATTAGGCAACTTCAAATATAGAGTTGAAATCAATGAAAATATTCATTGGGAAAATATTGATAAGATTATAAAGGTTAACCTTTATAGAATAATTCAAGAGGCATTACAGAATATTATAAAATATTCATTCTCTAAGAATGTCAATTTAATTTTTTTCTTTGCAGAAAACGAACTTACAGTAACCATAAGCGATGATGGCGTTGGATTTGATATAAGACATAAGAAAAAGGGTATAGGTTTAAAAAACATGAATTCAAGAGTTAAAAAGTTAAATGGTTCATTTGAAATTCATTCGCAAATTAATAAGGGGACATTAATTAAAATTATAATCCCTATATAA
- a CDS encoding glucoamylase family protein: MTINIKAMSLIKPVIIVITLLMMSNCTNQDITPPPPDVGSVDEPTVETIPFEELLDLVQQRTFNYFWDFAEPVSGLARETSQDAALGGDGARIVTTGGSGFGIACFPAAVERGWITRAEAVERLDKILTFLEGCETYHGVFSHWYFGDTGVTREFSALDDGADIVETAFLLQGLLINRQYLSASDTEEALLINRITTIYENIEWSFFERGENVMTWHWSPDNGFAIDLQIQGWNEALMVYVLAAGSPTFPITKATYDNGWARNGQMINNNTYVGTVLPLGVDFGGPLFYSHYSFIGLNPTNLSDQYANYFEQNVAHSLINYEYCKNNPNDYIGYGGDSWGLTASNDFNGYAVHDPLNDIGVITPTAALSSFPYTPEQSKKALEYFYYNLNDRLWGEYGFYDAFSEEFNWFDDGYLAIDQGPIVAMIENYRSQLLWNLFMQDQDVINGLNTLEFTF; this comes from the coding sequence ATGACTATTAACATAAAAGCAATGAGTCTAATCAAACCAGTAATAATAGTAATTACGCTCTTAATGATGAGTAACTGTACTAATCAAGACATTACACCTCCACCACCAGATGTTGGTTCTGTAGATGAACCTACTGTCGAGACTATTCCTTTTGAAGAACTATTAGATCTCGTGCAACAACGCACCTTCAATTATTTCTGGGATTTTGCTGAACCTGTAAGTGGTTTGGCAAGAGAAACGTCGCAAGATGCAGCTCTCGGTGGAGATGGGGCAAGAATTGTAACTACTGGAGGCTCTGGATTTGGAATCGCTTGTTTTCCTGCAGCTGTTGAAAGAGGATGGATCACTAGAGCGGAAGCTGTAGAGAGATTAGATAAAATTTTAACCTTTTTGGAAGGTTGCGAAACATACCATGGTGTGTTTTCACACTGGTATTTTGGAGATACAGGAGTAACTAGAGAATTTAGTGCGTTAGATGATGGTGCAGATATTGTAGAAACCGCTTTTTTATTACAAGGTCTATTGATCAATAGACAATATTTGTCAGCATCAGACACCGAAGAGGCCCTTTTAATAAATCGAATTACAACCATTTATGAAAATATAGAATGGAGCTTCTTTGAAAGAGGTGAAAACGTCATGACCTGGCATTGGTCGCCAGATAATGGATTTGCAATAGATTTACAAATACAAGGCTGGAATGAAGCATTAATGGTCTATGTCTTAGCTGCTGGATCGCCAACATTCCCAATTACTAAAGCAACTTATGATAATGGTTGGGCACGAAACGGTCAAATGATCAACAACAACACTTATGTAGGTACAGTATTACCACTTGGTGTCGATTTTGGTGGTCCACTATTCTACTCACATTATTCATTTATAGGTTTAAATCCAACTAACTTGAGTGATCAATATGCCAATTATTTTGAGCAAAATGTAGCGCACTCACTTATCAACTATGAATATTGTAAAAATAACCCAAACGATTATATTGGTTATGGTGGAGATAGTTGGGGACTAACCGCTAGTAATGATTTCAATGGTTATGCGGTGCATGATCCCTTAAACGATATAGGTGTGATCACACCAACCGCAGCACTTTCCTCTTTTCCTTATACACCAGAGCAATCCAAAAAAGCTTTAGAGTATTTCTACTATAATCTTAATGATAGACTTTGGGGAGAATATGGGTTTTATGATGCATTTTCAGAAGAATTCAATTGGTTTGACGATGGGTATTTAGCTATAGACCAAGGACCAATTGTAGCTATGATTGAAAACTATAGAAGCCAATTGCTTTGGAATTTATTTATGCAGGATCAAGATGTCATCAATGGCTTAAATACTTTAGAATTTACATTTTAA
- a CDS encoding SusC/RagA family TonB-linked outer membrane protein, whose translation MCLISCCAMTAQNEITGKITDVNNIPLPGANVTIKSKNKGTQTDFDGQFSITASKGDLLSITYIGYVDQEIIVGDKTEYNIILKEDLSELDEVVIVGYGTQKKAILTSSVSQIKGEELAKEPVLNATQALQGKASGVQIIASDAPGQASTVIIRGLGTVQGGRDPLYVVDGVLTDNINNINTSDIESINVLKDAASLAIYGNRGANGVIIVTTKKGKAGTMVVQFDTYTGVRDILSRVEMANAAQYVTYSNEAARRDYLLDNDPTNDDSTFGFIPTNQRYDTNWLDVITQPGLISNFNISASGGSENIKAFFSAGFNEEEGVLLNDEFNRLTLRSNVDYTISDKINFSHNVGVQLASGTPQNYALFTSAYKQAPIIPVRDDNGNYGSSVNINNVANPAVEASNDFKRDKNKFFKIQGAFKLDYQLLEDLTFTSRFSIETEYGRFYSFRNRLGNFLAQNPFNTESSFEGDSENPANTRLTVTHTNTYRWFLDNYFTYQKTFNDKHSINATLGITSEENRSEFLSATRNNVPLSSNLNFNLNTGDEDDTQLNSGALSVVDRLYSYIARINYDYEDKYLLGGSFRRDGSSKFQKGQQYGNFFALSAGWVMTEESFMENSIFNILKLRGSYGELGNQNVPLNVLAATTGAAGFYAFGQNQDLQQGITITGAIQENLTWETTEEFNLGLEFTLLDYRLSGEIDAYRRLNRNATLLIELPDIIGFDPFNSDVGEIENKGIEFALNWKDNIGQDLKYNIGFNVSYNKNQISKVTNPFFSEQLGGFINNGQYTKKIAVGQPLGSFYLYDVAGIDDNGDLVYKDLNGDGVVDESDRDYFGSYLPKVFGGLNLGVQYKQFDFNVDTFANFGNKIYNGKKAQRFGNENIELVDFNSRYTTGRPSNTTPRAFNDVPLSSTYYLEDGDFFRINNITIGYTLPNNEKGFFKSIRVYATAKNPFIFQKFTGFTPELPGAPLGNAGIELDAYPTLKSFYVGLNTSF comes from the coding sequence ATGTGTCTTATTTCATGTTGTGCAATGACTGCCCAAAATGAAATAACAGGTAAAATTACAGATGTAAATAATATACCTCTACCAGGTGCAAACGTTACCATTAAATCTAAAAATAAAGGTACTCAAACAGATTTTGATGGACAATTTAGTATAACAGCAAGTAAAGGTGATTTACTTAGTATAACCTATATTGGTTATGTAGATCAAGAAATTATCGTTGGGGACAAAACCGAATACAATATTATTCTAAAAGAAGATTTAAGCGAGCTGGATGAGGTTGTGATTGTAGGTTACGGTACACAGAAGAAAGCAATATTAACGAGTTCTGTTTCTCAAATTAAAGGAGAAGAACTTGCTAAAGAACCCGTTTTAAATGCTACGCAAGCACTACAGGGTAAAGCATCAGGAGTTCAAATTATTGCTTCAGATGCGCCAGGACAGGCATCTACTGTAATCATAAGAGGCTTGGGAACAGTTCAAGGTGGCAGAGACCCTTTATATGTTGTTGATGGCGTTTTAACAGATAATATTAACAATATTAATACTTCAGATATTGAATCTATAAACGTTTTAAAGGATGCTGCATCGTTAGCAATCTATGGTAACAGAGGAGCTAACGGTGTTATTATTGTGACCACGAAGAAAGGTAAAGCTGGTACAATGGTTGTTCAATTTGATACATATACTGGCGTAAGAGATATTTTAAGTCGGGTGGAAATGGCTAATGCTGCCCAATATGTCACTTATAGTAATGAAGCTGCAAGAAGAGATTATTTACTGGACAATGATCCAACAAATGATGATAGTACTTTTGGTTTTATACCAACTAACCAAAGATATGATACTAATTGGCTGGATGTCATAACCCAGCCAGGATTAATATCCAATTTTAATATTTCTGCATCTGGAGGGTCAGAAAATATCAAAGCATTTTTTAGTGCTGGTTTCAATGAAGAAGAGGGCGTTTTATTAAATGACGAATTCAATAGACTTACACTTAGAAGTAATGTAGATTATACCATTAGCGATAAGATAAACTTTTCACATAATGTAGGTGTACAATTAGCCTCTGGGACACCGCAAAATTATGCATTGTTCACTTCTGCCTATAAACAAGCACCAATTATTCCTGTACGAGATGACAATGGTAATTATGGCTCATCGGTCAACATCAATAATGTGGCTAATCCAGCAGTAGAGGCAAGTAACGATTTTAAAAGAGATAAAAATAAATTCTTTAAAATACAAGGTGCTTTCAAATTAGACTATCAATTACTTGAAGATTTGACTTTCACCTCTCGCTTTTCAATCGAAACAGAATATGGTAGGTTTTATTCCTTCAGAAATAGGCTAGGCAATTTCTTGGCTCAAAACCCTTTCAATACAGAAAGCAGCTTTGAAGGAGATTCAGAAAATCCAGCAAATACAAGACTTACTGTTACACACACTAATACTTATAGATGGTTTCTTGATAACTATTTTACCTATCAAAAAACCTTTAATGATAAACATTCCATTAATGCCACTTTAGGTATTACTTCGGAAGAAAACAGAAGCGAATTTCTTTCAGCTACTAGAAATAATGTCCCTTTAAGTAGCAATTTAAACTTCAATTTAAATACTGGAGATGAAGATGATACACAACTCAACTCGGGCGCATTAAGCGTTGTTGACCGCTTGTACTCGTACATTGCAAGAATAAATTATGATTATGAGGATAAATATTTGCTGGGTGGTTCTTTTAGAAGAGATGGCTCTAGTAAGTTTCAAAAAGGTCAACAGTATGGTAACTTTTTTGCTCTAAGTGCAGGTTGGGTAATGACCGAAGAAAGTTTTATGGAAAATAGCATATTCAACATCCTAAAATTAAGAGGGAGTTACGGTGAATTGGGAAATCAAAATGTTCCGCTAAATGTTCTCGCTGCTACAACGGGAGCTGCAGGTTTTTATGCGTTTGGGCAAAATCAAGATTTACAGCAAGGTATTACCATTACTGGCGCCATACAAGAAAACTTAACTTGGGAAACGACAGAGGAGTTTAATCTAGGACTAGAGTTTACGCTATTAGATTATAGATTATCTGGAGAAATTGATGCTTACAGACGATTAAATAGAAATGCTACTTTACTTATAGAATTACCAGATATTATTGGCTTTGACCCCTTTAATTCCGACGTGGGAGAAATTGAAAACAAAGGAATTGAGTTTGCACTAAACTGGAAAGATAACATAGGCCAAGATTTAAAGTATAATATAGGATTCAATGTGTCCTATAATAAAAACCAGATTTCAAAAGTAACAAATCCCTTTTTTAGCGAACAGCTAGGTGGTTTTATAAATAATGGGCAGTATACCAAAAAAATCGCTGTTGGTCAACCTTTAGGTAGTTTCTATTTATATGACGTTGCGGGTATCGATGACAATGGAGACCTGGTTTATAAAGATTTAAACGGTGACGGTGTCGTAGATGAAAGCGACAGAGACTATTTTGGATCGTACTTACCAAAAGTTTTTGGCGGACTCAATTTGGGAGTTCAATACAAACAATTTGATTTTAATGTAGATACGTTTGCTAACTTCGGAAACAAGATCTACAATGGTAAAAAAGCCCAACGCTTTGGAAACGAAAACATAGAACTCGTAGATTTCAACAGTCGCTATACCACAGGTCGACCAAGTAATACAACACCAAGAGCTTTTAATGACGTGCCTTTATCTTCAACATATTATTTAGAAGATGGAGATTTCTTCAGAATAAATAATATTACTATTGGCTATACGCTTCCAAATAACGAAAAAGGATTTTTCAAGTCTATTCGTGTGTATGCCACCGCAAAAAACCCATTTATTTTTCAAAAATTTACAGGTTTCACTCCAGAATTACCAGGAGCACCTCTAGGTAATGCAGGTATAGAACTCGATGCTTACCCAACCCTTAAATCATTTTACGTAGGATTAAATACATCATTTTAA
- a CDS encoding RagB/SusD family nutrient uptake outer membrane protein, whose protein sequence is MKTISNIPKKLSVIILVSFLIFQSCSDDFIDVEANQETEDALTPDRAPELVNAVYNSLLAWEMSSFGWTGLTSIASDDADKGSIPSDTGADKALLDALDITPTIISVGEVWSGHYNGIQRANQAINRISQFEMDVDLQQRLLGEARFLRALFYFRLVQTYGGVPLITDITSLDQINADVLSRKTKEECYAFIEEDLLFAIDALPLKSEYPASELGRATKGAAQTLLAKVSMYQSKWSNVIELTEAVMASQEYGLTPNYVDIWKETSENNIESIFEIQARGNDPAAGVDKYSTIQGARGEGGWGWGFNTPSQDLDDAYSANDLRRDATIMFAGETLYDGRVISINAPNPRYNQKAYSSILTESEETGKNVRLLRYAEVLLMNAEAKSIVGGDVATPLNAVRLRAGLNAAVDLTTLAIWEERRLEMAFEHDRYFDLVRQGRASQVLNSKGIPFIEGKHEVFPIPQEQIDISGGALIQNPNY, encoded by the coding sequence ATGAAAACAATAAGTAACATACCCAAAAAACTTTCTGTGATTATATTGGTCTCTTTTCTAATTTTTCAGTCTTGTTCTGATGATTTTATAGACGTTGAAGCTAATCAGGAAACGGAAGATGCCCTAACACCAGACAGAGCTCCAGAACTAGTAAACGCTGTTTACAATAGTCTTTTAGCATGGGAAATGAGTTCGTTTGGTTGGACAGGGTTGACAAGTATAGCTTCAGATGACGCAGATAAAGGAAGTATACCAAGTGATACTGGTGCGGACAAAGCCTTATTGGATGCTTTGGATATAACACCAACAATAATTTCAGTTGGAGAAGTATGGAGCGGTCATTACAACGGGATTCAACGCGCTAACCAAGCCATAAATAGAATTTCCCAATTTGAAATGGATGTAGATCTCCAACAACGTCTTTTAGGTGAAGCACGTTTTTTGAGAGCTCTATTTTATTTTAGATTGGTACAGACTTATGGCGGTGTACCTTTGATCACAGATATTACTTCATTAGACCAAATCAATGCAGATGTTTTATCAAGAAAAACAAAAGAAGAATGTTATGCATTCATAGAAGAAGATTTGCTCTTTGCTATTGACGCACTACCTCTCAAAAGTGAATATCCAGCTTCAGAATTAGGAAGAGCTACAAAAGGTGCTGCACAAACATTGTTGGCTAAAGTGAGTATGTATCAGTCTAAATGGTCTAATGTGATAGAGCTCACAGAAGCTGTCATGGCATCTCAAGAATATGGCTTGACTCCAAACTATGTAGATATTTGGAAAGAAACTTCAGAAAATAATATAGAATCCATATTTGAAATTCAAGCAAGAGGTAATGATCCTGCTGCAGGAGTTGATAAATATAGTACGATCCAAGGAGCTCGTGGAGAAGGCGGTTGGGGCTGGGGTTTTAACACACCTTCTCAAGACTTAGATGATGCCTATAGTGCAAATGATTTAAGAAGGGATGCAACCATTATGTTCGCTGGAGAAACTTTATATGATGGTAGAGTTATAAGTATAAATGCACCTAACCCTAGATATAACCAAAAGGCGTATTCCAGTATTCTTACTGAATCTGAAGAAACAGGTAAAAACGTGAGACTTTTAAGATATGCAGAGGTTTTATTAATGAATGCTGAAGCAAAATCTATCGTAGGTGGAGACGTCGCAACTCCATTAAATGCGGTAAGACTTAGAGCTGGATTAAATGCTGCTGTAGATTTGACCACTTTAGCTATTTGGGAAGAAAGACGCTTAGAAATGGCGTTTGAACACGATCGTTATTTTGACCTCGTTAGACAAGGTCGAGCTTCACAAGTACTAAATTCTAAAGGTATTCCATTTATTGAAGGTAAACATGAGGTATTCCCTATACCACAAGAGCAGATCGATATTAGCGGAGGAGCACTTATCCAAAACCCAAATTATTAA
- a CDS encoding LytR/AlgR family response regulator transcription factor, which translates to MIKTVGHDFSEFSFRDTDEDQDCALNIILKEKPDLIIINIESSNINFLEFLFEIHKLCEKKPYFISTSNLKDHAFDSYRYDFLDFILKPLSELSIRKSLLKFLKRNPIVQIETICLKSYKDYQYLNIDDILYLKADNNTTDFHMCDGRLIGAYKTLKVFENSLPKTFFRIHKSYIINKKCISRIHYGKSVCILNNEHEIPFTKTFISNIDLINIELSKNTMITLN; encoded by the coding sequence TTGATAAAAACTGTAGGTCATGATTTTTCTGAATTTTCTTTTAGAGATACAGATGAAGATCAAGATTGCGCTTTGAATATTATTTTAAAAGAAAAACCAGATCTTATTATAATTAATATTGAATCTTCTAACATAAATTTTTTAGAGTTTCTTTTTGAAATTCATAAGCTATGTGAGAAAAAACCTTATTTCATATCAACATCAAATTTAAAAGACCATGCGTTTGATTCTTACAGATATGATTTTTTAGATTTCATTCTTAAGCCATTGAGCGAACTCTCAATAAGAAAAAGCTTATTGAAATTCTTAAAAAGAAACCCAATTGTTCAAATAGAGACGATTTGTTTAAAATCATACAAGGACTATCAATATTTAAATATTGATGACATTCTTTACTTAAAGGCTGATAATAATACTACTGATTTTCATATGTGCGATGGAAGATTGATTGGAGCCTATAAAACTTTAAAAGTTTTTGAAAATTCACTGCCTAAAACATTTTTTAGAATACATAAGAGCTACATAATAAATAAAAAATGTATTTCAAGAATTCATTATGGAAAATCTGTTTGCATTTTAAATAATGAGCATGAGATTCCTTTCACAAAAACATTCATATCGAACATAGATTTAATCAACATTGAGTTGTCAAAAAACACAATGATTACTTTAAATTAA